Proteins from one Chitinophaga oryzae genomic window:
- the tpiA gene encoding triose-phosphate isomerase, with the protein MRKKIVAGNWKMNLTLAQGEQLINDILQAGLKLGEGQEVVVATPFPYLTKAKSLLKNYPGFFVAAQNCASEKAGAYTGEVSAEMLQSVGVDYVIIGHSERREYFQESNAILAKKIDLALAAGIKPIFCCGEPLEVRQAETQNAFVAKQLEESLFHLSEEQLKNVVIAYEPIWAIGTGLTASAAQAQDMHAFIRSQIANKFGREAALHLTVLYGGSAKPGNAAELFSNPDVDGGLIGGASLVANDFVAIIRHLG; encoded by the coding sequence ATGAGAAAAAAAATTGTTGCAGGTAACTGGAAGATGAACCTCACGCTGGCACAAGGCGAGCAATTGATCAACGACATTCTGCAGGCCGGCCTGAAACTGGGCGAAGGGCAGGAAGTAGTGGTGGCAACGCCTTTCCCGTATCTGACCAAGGCAAAGTCCCTGCTGAAAAACTACCCCGGCTTTTTCGTGGCGGCACAGAACTGCGCCAGCGAGAAAGCAGGCGCCTATACCGGCGAAGTTTCCGCAGAGATGCTGCAGTCAGTAGGCGTGGATTACGTGATCATCGGTCACTCTGAAAGAAGGGAATACTTCCAGGAAAGCAACGCGATACTGGCGAAGAAAATTGATCTGGCGCTGGCAGCCGGCATTAAGCCGATTTTCTGCTGCGGCGAGCCGCTGGAAGTACGCCAGGCCGAAACACAGAACGCATTTGTTGCCAAACAACTGGAAGAAAGCCTGTTCCACCTGAGCGAAGAGCAGCTGAAAAACGTGGTGATCGCCTATGAGCCGATCTGGGCCATCGGTACCGGGCTGACTGCCAGCGCTGCGCAGGCGCAGGATATGCACGCTTTCATCCGTTCACAGATAGCTAATAAATTTGGCCGTGAAGCAGCGCTGCACCTGACTGTCCTTTACGGCGGCAGCGCCAAACCGGGCAATGCCGCGGAACTGTTTTCCAATCCCGATGTGGACGGCGGCCTGATTGGCGGCGCTTCTCTCGTGGCGAATGACTTCGTTGCCATTATCCGTCATTTGGGTTAG
- a CDS encoding type B 50S ribosomal protein L31, giving the protein MKQGIHPENYRFVVFKDMSNGHSFLSRSTAPSKETVKWEDGNEYPLIKLEISNTSHPFYTGKNVLVDTAGRIDKFNKRYAKKA; this is encoded by the coding sequence ATGAAACAGGGAATCCATCCGGAAAATTACAGATTTGTGGTATTTAAAGATATGTCAAACGGACACAGCTTTTTGAGCCGTTCCACTGCACCTTCCAAAGAAACTGTAAAGTGGGAAGATGGCAATGAATATCCGTTGATTAAGTTGGAAATTTCCAATACTTCTCACCCTTTCTATACTGGTAAGAACGTGTTGGTGGATACCGCAGGACGTATCGACAAATTCAACAAACGCTACGCTAAAAAAGCATAG
- a CDS encoding sterol desaturase family protein — translation MNLIMYAIPGFVLLILLEIIITTIDHRNLYEPKDALSSIAMGLGNVFIGLFTKGVIFGIYLFVYEYRLFTLGFTWWAWILCFFADDFSYYWFHRSSHTVRFFWASHVIHHSSQKYTLATALRQTWTGNLTGTFLFWLWMPLIGFHPVMVLSMQAISLIYQFWIHTEVINKLPRPIEFIFNTPSHHRVHHGSDLDYLDRNHGGMLIIWDRLFGTFTPEKQRPVYGLTKNIHTYNPFRIATHEWLDIWRDLRRARTLREAWHYLLDAPGWSPDGSRQTTKQLRGR, via the coding sequence ATGAACCTGATCATGTATGCCATTCCCGGCTTTGTGCTGTTGATACTGCTGGAGATCATCATTACCACGATAGACCACCGTAACCTCTACGAACCCAAAGACGCTCTTAGCAGCATTGCCATGGGACTCGGCAATGTTTTCATCGGCCTGTTTACCAAAGGCGTTATCTTCGGCATTTATCTCTTTGTTTATGAATACCGGCTCTTTACCCTCGGCTTCACCTGGTGGGCGTGGATATTGTGCTTTTTTGCTGATGACTTCAGCTATTACTGGTTCCACCGCAGCAGCCATACCGTCCGCTTTTTCTGGGCTTCCCACGTTATTCATCATTCTTCCCAAAAATATACGCTGGCTACGGCGCTGCGTCAAACCTGGACCGGCAATCTTACCGGTACTTTCCTGTTCTGGCTGTGGATGCCGCTCATCGGATTCCATCCGGTGATGGTATTGAGCATGCAGGCCATCAGCCTGATCTATCAGTTCTGGATACATACGGAGGTGATCAACAAACTACCGCGGCCGATCGAATTCATCTTCAATACCCCCTCCCACCACCGGGTGCATCATGGGTCCGACCTGGATTACCTGGACCGTAACCATGGCGGGATGCTGATCATCTGGGACCGCCTGTTCGGCACGTTCACCCCGGAAAAGCAGCGGCCGGTATACGGGCTCACCAAAAATATCCATACCTACAACCCTTTCCGGATTGCCACCCACGAATGGCTGGACATCTGGCGCGACCTGCGGCGGGCACGCACCCTGCGCGAAGCCTGGCACTACCTGCTGGACGCTCCCGGCTGGAGCCCCGACGGCAGCCGGCAGACCACTAAACAGTTAAGAGGCCGCTAA
- a CDS encoding DUF4249 domain-containing protein: MKKLSLFIISALAALTACEDKIDLDVAPGKSYPVLDAWITNEAGPQTIRFTMSVPFTNNNPAPVIDDATITLYDLTNGKSYPFAFKQNAYSYDATNDPIGIVGHAYKLHVKYKGEIFEAYDTIKRVPPIDSITLKFKTKEESISGKEGYYATMHAKDIEGGPVDYYWIRSYRTDTTRRLRDGFSIDGSYDEGVSDGATFILPIAESITDYDKPFQQNEKVIVKLRSVTHRSHDFLTQVDNQVNAGGLFAKVLENVKSNVVNTTPSGQTKILGWFGASAVGRAEKLVK; encoded by the coding sequence ATGAAAAAACTGTCATTATTCATCATATCAGCGTTAGCAGCGCTTACTGCCTGCGAGGATAAAATAGACCTGGATGTGGCCCCGGGTAAATCTTACCCTGTGCTCGACGCCTGGATCACCAATGAGGCCGGCCCGCAGACGATCAGGTTTACCATGTCGGTGCCTTTTACGAACAATAATCCCGCACCGGTTATTGACGATGCCACCATCACCCTCTACGATCTTACCAACGGCAAGTCCTACCCGTTCGCGTTTAAACAGAACGCTTACAGCTACGACGCTACCAACGATCCGATCGGCATCGTGGGCCACGCCTACAAACTGCATGTGAAATACAAAGGAGAGATCTTTGAAGCGTACGACACCATTAAGAGAGTGCCGCCGATTGATTCCATCACCCTGAAGTTCAAAACCAAGGAAGAATCTATTTCAGGGAAGGAAGGTTATTATGCTACCATGCACGCCAAAGATATTGAAGGCGGCCCTGTTGACTACTACTGGATCCGCTCCTATCGCACCGACACCACCCGCCGCCTGCGCGACGGTTTCTCCATAGATGGCTCCTATGATGAAGGCGTATCCGACGGCGCTACTTTCATCCTGCCTATCGCCGAAAGCATCACCGATTACGACAAACCGTTCCAGCAGAACGAAAAAGTGATCGTTAAGCTGCGGTCTGTCACCCATCGCAGCCACGATTTCCTTACACAGGTAGATAACCAGGTAAACGCCGGCGGCCTGTTCGCCAAAGTACTGGAAAACGTAAAATCGAACGTGGTGAATACCACTCCTTCCGGGCAAACCAAAATCCTGGGCTGGTTTGGCGCTTCTGCTGTCGGCAGGGCGGAAAAACTGGTGAAATAA
- a CDS encoding BlaI/MecI/CopY family transcriptional regulator, producing the protein MKQIKPTESELEILSILWEKGPCTVREVHDILSATKDAGYTTTLKLMQIMHDKELLERDTSSKTHVYKAAVSQEKTRQQLLNKMIDTVFGGSASSLVMQALGQHRSSDAELEKIREYLAEIEKQQKR; encoded by the coding sequence GTGAAACAAATAAAGCCAACAGAAAGTGAACTGGAAATACTGAGCATCCTCTGGGAGAAAGGCCCCTGCACCGTACGGGAGGTGCATGATATCCTCTCTGCCACAAAAGATGCCGGTTACACCACTACGCTGAAGCTGATGCAGATCATGCATGACAAGGAGTTGCTGGAGCGTGACACCAGCAGTAAAACACATGTGTATAAAGCGGCTGTTTCGCAGGAAAAAACCCGGCAGCAGCTGTTAAATAAAATGATAGATACCGTCTTCGGCGGATCGGCCAGCAGCCTGGTAATGCAGGCGCTTGGGCAGCACCGTTCCTCCGATGCGGAACTGGAAAAAATCAGGGAATATCTGGCGGAGATAGAAAAACAACAAAAGCGATAA
- a CDS encoding YajQ family cyclic di-GMP-binding protein produces MPSFDIVSKVDLQTLDNAVNTVKKEITNRFDFKGSHVVIELNKKELVLNIEVDSDMKLGQVLDVLVSRSMRQGLEATIYDQSKEAYQSGKVYKKEVPIRNGIKQEDAKKIVKLIKDSGLKVQAAIMDDIVRVTGKKIDDLQDVIQKCREANLNIPLQYINMKS; encoded by the coding sequence ATGCCGTCCTTTGATATTGTTAGCAAAGTAGATTTACAGACACTGGATAATGCGGTTAACACTGTGAAAAAGGAGATCACCAACCGGTTTGATTTCAAGGGGTCACATGTGGTAATAGAACTGAACAAGAAAGAGCTGGTGCTGAACATAGAAGTAGACAGTGATATGAAGCTGGGGCAGGTGCTGGACGTGCTGGTTTCGCGGTCCATGCGCCAGGGGCTGGAAGCTACCATTTACGATCAGAGCAAGGAAGCCTATCAGAGCGGAAAAGTATATAAAAAAGAAGTGCCGATCCGGAATGGTATCAAACAGGAAGACGCCAAGAAGATCGTAAAACTGATCAAGGACTCCGGCTTAAAGGTACAGGCTGCCATTATGGACGATATTGTACGGGTAACCGGCAAAAAGATTGATGATTTACAGGACGTTATACAGAAATGCCGGGAGGCCAATCTGAATATACCTTTACAGTATATTAATATGAAATCCTGA
- a CDS encoding putative sugar nucleotidyl transferase, which translates to MERHYILFDTPERDLLYPFTHTRPIAACRVGILTIQEKWEHWLGTGVSHYTVPYLQEKFPLRRGEDTTENVLISGHIMPDAQLVAAIMALRPEEELYKDNHLVAKVVQGKEVHLLPAASRKSYTGPVSGIFRPWDIFLQNDRAIREDFALLTKGRVSAPLPEGIQVSNPEQVFLEPGAQVYSSILNAATGPIYIGRNALVMEGSVVRGPLAMGEGAVLKMGAKVYGATTLGPYSIGGGEIKNSVFFGYSNKSHDGYIGDAVIGEWCNLGGNTTCSNVKNNAGVVKVWMEARQSTEPAGQKCGVMMGDYSRCAINTMMNTGTVVGVSCNIFGAGFPPVFLPSFTWGHQVGTAAYRLPEALRDAAAWMAFKGRQLEDADRRILEAVFRETNTQRP; encoded by the coding sequence ATGGAGCGTCACTACATTCTTTTTGACACGCCCGAACGCGACTTATTATACCCTTTTACGCATACAAGACCCATTGCCGCCTGCAGAGTAGGTATTCTTACCATCCAGGAGAAGTGGGAACATTGGCTGGGGACCGGCGTCAGTCACTATACTGTGCCGTATTTGCAGGAGAAGTTTCCGTTGCGCCGTGGAGAAGATACCACCGAAAATGTGCTGATCAGCGGGCATATCATGCCGGATGCGCAACTGGTGGCGGCCATCATGGCCTTACGTCCGGAGGAGGAATTATATAAAGACAATCACCTGGTAGCGAAGGTGGTACAGGGGAAGGAAGTTCACCTGTTGCCCGCTGCCAGCCGTAAAAGTTATACAGGCCCGGTGTCGGGGATTTTCAGGCCCTGGGATATTTTTTTACAGAATGACCGGGCTATCCGCGAAGATTTTGCCCTGCTGACCAAAGGGCGTGTATCCGCGCCGCTGCCGGAAGGTATCCAGGTATCCAACCCGGAGCAGGTGTTCCTGGAGCCCGGCGCCCAGGTATACAGCAGCATACTCAACGCTGCCACCGGTCCGATTTACATTGGCCGGAATGCCCTGGTAATGGAAGGGAGCGTAGTCAGGGGGCCGCTGGCGATGGGTGAAGGGGCTGTGCTGAAAATGGGCGCCAAAGTATATGGTGCTACCACCCTGGGGCCTTATAGCATCGGTGGCGGAGAAATCAAAAACAGCGTATTTTTCGGCTATTCCAATAAATCACACGACGGATATATAGGCGATGCCGTGATTGGCGAATGGTGCAACCTTGGCGGCAATACAACCTGCTCCAATGTGAAAAACAATGCAGGGGTGGTGAAAGTGTGGATGGAAGCCCGGCAAAGCACAGAGCCTGCAGGGCAGAAGTGCGGCGTGATGATGGGCGACTACAGCCGCTGCGCTATCAATACCATGATGAATACGGGAACGGTAGTAGGCGTGTCCTGTAATATTTTCGGCGCCGGGTTTCCACCGGTTTTCCTGCCTTCCTTTACGTGGGGGCACCAGGTGGGAACGGCCGCTTACCGGCTTCCCGAAGCGTTGAGGGATGCCGCCGCCTGGATGGCCTTTAAAGGGCGGCAGCTGGAAGACGCTGACAGGAGGATATTGGAAGCCGTCTTCAGGGAAACAAACACACAACGACCATAA
- a CDS encoding TonB-dependent receptor has translation MKTLVTMLMTLLVLALAMGPTRAQQQRYTVSGYVKDKQNGESLVGISIGKPGTTVGTVTNQYGFYSLTLPAGEHELQFSYMGYAPVKTTVSLHSNKTLDIRLESSSSQLNEVTVNGQKQERAVNTLNTSINRLDIAQMKKMPAFMGEVDVLRSIQTLPGVTTVGEGSSGFNVRGGNSDENLILLDEAPVYNSSHMLGFFSVFNPDAVKSLNLIKGGFPAEYGGRTSSVLDIRMKDGNNQNFNVNGGIGNIFSRLSVEGPLVKDRSSFIVAARRSYIDILMKPFVKGDMKDTKLNFYDLTAKANYKFDKNNTLFLSGYFGRDKFGLGTDVDMNWGNATATLRWNHVFTNRLFMNLTTYYSKYDYSLSFSNGSKKQQDEQLQGYKWTSNIINYGLKPSFTYYLNTNNILHFGVQGIYYTFRPGTGIGTEGEKERVKELTDKHALESAVYIDHEWKPTKKFGIQYGGRLSAYQLLGKGTAYYFNDTTPGIRRTLVGSKEYGANELIKGYYYFEPRLSARYAFNDQNAVKVAYSRTTQFMHQLSNTASPTPLDIWTPSTNNIEPSLSDQYTIGYFYNSPNDSYEFSAEAFYKTTDHQLDYIDNANLQLNQLIEADLLPSQTRAYGLELYAKKDIGKTTGWISYTLSRSERKTPGISLNEWFLNRYDRTHNINLVLTHTFTPRTSLSANWVYASGTPGTYADNRLQFQDWDIPYNSTEKRNNYRLPAFHRLDLSFTLKGKQLKRWKGEWVFSLYNVYARRNAYSIYFKQNEDDPNKREAVRLSIIGSIIPGITYNFKF, from the coding sequence ATGAAAACTTTGGTCACCATGTTGATGACTTTGCTGGTCTTAGCACTGGCAATGGGTCCAACACGCGCACAACAGCAACGATATACCGTTAGCGGTTATGTAAAAGACAAACAGAACGGGGAAAGTTTGGTGGGAATTTCCATCGGTAAACCCGGTACCACTGTTGGTACGGTTACCAACCAATACGGTTTCTATTCCCTGACCCTCCCTGCCGGGGAGCATGAACTACAGTTTTCATATATGGGATACGCGCCCGTTAAAACAACTGTCAGTCTCCATAGCAACAAAACACTGGACATCCGCCTGGAAAGCAGCAGCAGCCAGCTGAATGAAGTCACCGTTAACGGCCAGAAGCAGGAAAGGGCTGTCAATACGCTCAACACCAGCATCAACCGCCTGGACATCGCCCAGATGAAAAAGATGCCCGCTTTCATGGGAGAAGTGGACGTACTGCGTTCTATCCAGACCCTCCCCGGCGTAACGACCGTAGGCGAAGGCTCTTCCGGGTTCAACGTACGCGGCGGCAACAGCGATGAAAACCTCATCCTGCTCGACGAAGCGCCGGTATACAACTCCAGCCACATGCTCGGTTTCTTCTCTGTCTTCAACCCGGATGCGGTGAAAAGCCTGAACCTTATCAAAGGCGGCTTTCCCGCCGAATATGGCGGCCGCACCTCTTCTGTGCTGGATATCCGCATGAAAGACGGTAACAATCAGAACTTTAACGTCAACGGCGGTATCGGCAACATCTTCAGCCGCCTGTCTGTAGAAGGCCCGCTGGTAAAAGACAGGTCCTCTTTTATCGTGGCTGCCAGAAGGTCTTATATCGACATCCTCATGAAACCCTTTGTAAAAGGCGACATGAAGGACACCAAACTGAATTTCTATGATCTGACTGCTAAAGCAAACTACAAATTCGATAAAAACAACACCCTGTTCCTCAGCGGCTACTTCGGCAGAGACAAATTCGGACTGGGCACAGACGTGGACATGAACTGGGGTAACGCCACCGCCACCCTGCGCTGGAACCACGTGTTCACCAACCGCCTGTTCATGAACCTCACCACCTACTACTCCAAATATGATTACAGCCTCAGCTTCAGCAACGGCTCCAAAAAACAACAGGACGAACAGCTGCAGGGGTATAAATGGACTTCCAACATTATCAACTACGGCCTGAAACCATCTTTCACCTACTACCTGAACACCAATAACATCCTGCATTTCGGGGTACAGGGCATCTACTATACTTTCCGTCCCGGTACCGGCATCGGCACAGAAGGCGAGAAAGAGCGGGTGAAAGAACTGACCGACAAACATGCGCTGGAATCTGCCGTATACATAGATCACGAGTGGAAACCCACCAAAAAATTCGGTATCCAGTACGGCGGCCGCCTGTCAGCCTACCAGCTGCTGGGTAAAGGGACCGCCTATTATTTCAACGACACTACGCCCGGCATCCGCAGAACGCTTGTGGGCAGCAAAGAATACGGCGCCAATGAACTGATCAAGGGTTATTACTACTTTGAACCACGCCTTAGCGCCCGCTACGCGTTCAACGACCAGAACGCTGTGAAAGTGGCCTACAGCCGGACGACCCAGTTCATGCACCAGCTGTCCAATACCGCGTCTCCTACGCCGCTCGATATCTGGACGCCCAGCACCAACAACATCGAACCCAGTCTGTCTGACCAGTATACCATCGGTTACTTCTACAACTCTCCGAACGACTCCTATGAGTTCTCCGCAGAAGCTTTCTATAAAACCACCGATCATCAGCTGGACTACATCGACAACGCCAATCTGCAGTTGAACCAGCTGATCGAGGCCGACCTGCTCCCCTCCCAGACCCGTGCTTACGGTCTGGAGCTGTATGCCAAAAAAGATATTGGTAAAACCACCGGCTGGATCAGCTATACGCTGTCCCGTTCCGAAAGGAAAACACCGGGTATCAGCCTCAATGAATGGTTCCTGAACCGTTATGACCGCACGCACAACATTAACCTCGTGCTCACTCATACCTTTACGCCACGGACTTCCCTGTCTGCCAACTGGGTATATGCTTCCGGCACGCCCGGTACCTACGCCGACAACAGGCTGCAGTTCCAGGACTGGGACATCCCGTACAACAGCACCGAAAAAAGGAATAACTACCGCCTGCCGGCTTTCCACAGGCTGGACCTGTCCTTCACACTGAAAGGCAAACAGCTGAAACGCTGGAAAGGAGAATGGGTGTTTTCACTGTACAACGTATATGCCCGCAGAAATGCCTACAGTATCTACTTCAAGCAGAATGAAGATGATCCGAACAAACGGGAAGCCGTTCGCCTGTCGATTATCGGCTCCATTATCCCGGGCATCACGTACAACTTCAAATTTTAA
- a CDS encoding M56 family metallopeptidase, protein MNLLPITGDLVRALGWSILHALWQAFFVYACLRVVLKLWPMASARIKYNLSFFALSGIFTWFLITFYQQWQTISAAKQLLVQYVPADAADLSALAVQPAAPYASQLTMVTLFPSLEQCFPVLVTLYLAGMLLMTIKLSSDLVQLHHIRTSMVEPMGEVWEKHLQRLMGRLKLSRPVKLLVSRYIQVPVMLGFLKPVILLPVAMVNNLSEEQLEAILLHELAHVKRNDYLLNIFQSIVETILFFNPFVWLISRIIRQEREHCCDDLVIAGTVQPLHYAKALMALETYRLTSNPMAMAAADDKQHLFHRIKRIMEMKTKHLNYSQKLLAVLIIATALVSIAWLNPARGKDAGTKLQETAMAADTSVPAMPTPPSPPAPPPATPQTPPEPQAADEIPEAPEPPPAPIAPEPPIPANIQTPQNVIVMNSKGQMIHPPMPPMAPMAPVWDSVPQKHTRQSEAAVRKQLQLAQQSVEKAMQQLKEIDVKKIQAEAQAAVDQVDWKAIAQEAQAAQEAAREALKSIDWSQMQQDIKNSMNFQFDFDNEAWKKNSEKFRKESEKFRKEWDANRKKMDADRSRQLKEMSRMRDQSAAANRQQLFAMRDSSLSRQRQRQQHLDEQRDRMLRQTEDARHEADKARRSAEVAREKATATSQKYREMIDKMAADKLIDNQQSFTIEKNANGLFINGVKQSDSVAEKYGSYLKNKRTYIRQAEPGNLNINIED, encoded by the coding sequence ATGAACTTATTACCTATCACCGGCGATCTGGTACGTGCGCTTGGCTGGAGCATACTGCATGCCTTATGGCAAGCCTTTTTCGTATATGCCTGCCTGAGGGTAGTGCTGAAACTCTGGCCCATGGCCAGCGCCCGTATTAAATACAACCTGTCGTTTTTCGCGCTTTCCGGCATATTTACCTGGTTCCTGATCACTTTTTACCAGCAATGGCAGACCATTTCGGCAGCTAAACAGTTGCTGGTACAATATGTTCCTGCCGATGCGGCGGATTTGTCCGCCCTGGCGGTACAACCGGCAGCGCCCTATGCCAGCCAGCTGACAATGGTGACGCTCTTTCCCAGCCTGGAACAATGCTTTCCGGTACTGGTCACCTTATACCTCGCCGGCATGTTGCTCATGACCATTAAACTCTCCTCCGACCTGGTGCAGCTTCATCATATCCGCACCAGCATGGTGGAACCGATGGGAGAAGTGTGGGAAAAACACCTGCAGCGGCTGATGGGCAGACTGAAATTATCCCGTCCGGTGAAACTGCTGGTTTCCCGTTACATACAGGTGCCCGTCATGCTGGGGTTCCTGAAGCCGGTGATCCTGCTGCCGGTCGCCATGGTCAACAACCTGTCGGAAGAGCAGCTGGAAGCCATCCTGCTGCACGAGCTGGCACACGTAAAACGCAATGATTATCTGTTGAATATCTTCCAATCAATCGTTGAAACCATTCTCTTCTTTAATCCTTTCGTCTGGCTGATTTCCCGTATCATCCGGCAGGAAAGGGAACACTGTTGCGACGACCTCGTCATTGCAGGCACCGTCCAACCCCTGCATTACGCCAAAGCACTGATGGCGTTGGAAACGTACCGGTTAACTTCCAACCCGATGGCCATGGCTGCTGCAGATGACAAACAACATCTGTTTCACCGCATCAAAAGAATCATGGAGATGAAAACAAAACATCTTAATTATAGTCAGAAATTATTAGCAGTCCTCATCATCGCCACAGCCCTGGTATCTATTGCCTGGCTCAATCCCGCCAGAGGGAAAGATGCAGGCACCAAACTTCAGGAAACCGCTATGGCTGCCGATACCAGTGTCCCGGCGATGCCGACGCCCCCCTCTCCTCCCGCACCACCACCGGCAACACCGCAAACACCTCCTGAACCACAGGCAGCAGATGAAATCCCGGAAGCTCCGGAGCCCCCTCCGGCGCCGATTGCACCCGAGCCTCCCATTCCGGCCAATATACAAACGCCACAAAATGTGATTGTGATGAACAGCAAGGGACAAATGATACATCCGCCTATGCCGCCGATGGCTCCCATGGCACCCGTTTGGGATAGTGTTCCCCAAAAGCACACACGCCAGTCCGAAGCCGCTGTCAGAAAACAATTGCAGCTGGCACAGCAAAGCGTGGAAAAAGCCATGCAACAGCTGAAAGAAATTGACGTAAAAAAGATCCAGGCAGAAGCGCAGGCGGCAGTAGACCAGGTGGACTGGAAAGCGATTGCCCAGGAAGCACAGGCAGCGCAGGAAGCAGCCAGAGAAGCCCTGAAAAGCATCGACTGGTCACAGATGCAACAAGACATAAAAAACAGCATGAACTTCCAGTTCGACTTTGATAACGAAGCCTGGAAGAAGAACAGCGAAAAATTCCGGAAAGAAAGTGAAAAATTCCGCAAGGAATGGGACGCCAACCGGAAAAAAATGGACGCCGACAGATCGCGTCAATTGAAAGAAATGAGCCGCATGCGGGACCAGTCCGCCGCTGCCAACCGGCAACAGCTGTTCGCCATGCGCGACTCCTCCCTATCCCGTCAAAGACAAAGGCAACAGCATCTGGACGAGCAACGGGACCGCATGCTCCGTCAGACGGAAGATGCCCGCCACGAAGCGGACAAAGCCCGCAGGAGCGCAGAAGTCGCCCGTGAAAAAGCCACTGCCACTTCGCAGAAATACCGCGAAATGATTGATAAAATGGCAGCGGACAAACTGATAGACAACCAGCAGTCCTTTACCATTGAAAAGAATGCCAATGGCCTGTTCATCAATGGTGTTAAACAATCCGACAGTGTTGCTGAAAAATACGGTTCCTACCTGAAAAACAAACGGACTTACATCCGTCAGGCAGAACCCGGTAATCTGAACATCAACATTGAAGATTAA
- a CDS encoding 2'-5' RNA ligase family protein, with protein MNTNYETSEALFDYLLVVNPDVVVAKDVNRIRQFIATSLEDAASITSPVYIPLFRSEFPARFENDFIDMVEEVARRQSGFAIYTSRLEAVRHADGRQSICVNVANPKPLIELHKSIMQCFDLKPQAFKPGMTIARGLDEVAVGKVLPALTQRLFVRSFNCHCFTLLKRPVTGGKYQRVRDIVFGDIEHMTGSLFNYAA; from the coding sequence ATGAATACGAATTATGAAACTTCGGAAGCGTTATTTGATTATTTGCTGGTAGTGAATCCGGATGTAGTGGTAGCGAAAGATGTAAACCGTATACGGCAGTTTATCGCAACATCCCTTGAAGATGCTGCAAGCATTACCTCACCGGTATACATTCCCCTATTCAGGTCCGAGTTTCCGGCGCGTTTTGAAAATGACTTTATAGACATGGTGGAGGAAGTCGCCAGGCGTCAGTCCGGTTTCGCGATTTATACCTCGCGGCTGGAGGCGGTAAGGCATGCAGACGGCCGGCAGAGCATCTGTGTGAACGTGGCCAATCCGAAGCCATTGATAGAGCTGCACAAGAGCATCATGCAGTGTTTTGATCTCAAACCGCAGGCGTTCAAGCCGGGTATGACGATCGCGCGCGGGCTCGACGAAGTGGCGGTGGGCAAAGTACTGCCGGCATTAACGCAACGGCTGTTTGTGCGGAGCTTTAACTGCCATTGTTTTACCCTGCTGAAGCGGCCGGTAACAGGCGGTAAATATCAACGCGTGCGGGATATCGTGTTTGGGGATATTGAGCATATGACCGGATCGTTGTTTAACTATGCCGCTTAA
- a CDS encoding acylphosphatase — protein MTTKSIVHKEIVVRGRVQGVGYRANAKHIADLLGVQGQIKNMPDKAVWILAEAEEPVMEQFLSWCRKGPAMAKVTEMEISVGPVQQVSGFTILH, from the coding sequence ATGACAACCAAATCAATCGTACACAAAGAGATCGTCGTGAGAGGCCGCGTACAGGGCGTGGGGTACCGGGCTAATGCGAAACATATAGCAGATTTGCTGGGAGTGCAGGGACAGATCAAAAACATGCCGGACAAAGCCGTGTGGATTCTGGCGGAAGCAGAAGAACCGGTGATGGAGCAGTTTCTGTCGTGGTGCCGGAAAGGCCCGGCCATGGCTAAAGTGACGGAAATGGAAATCAGTGTGGGACCTGTGCAGCAGGTGTCGGGATTTACCATTCTGCATTAG